The Lewinella sp. 4G2 nucleotide sequence CTTTAGACAGATTCCTAAATTTTGCTAACGTACCACCACAAAGCGAGTAGTACTTGCCGGTACGCCTACTTCCGTGAGGTAATAAAGGCCGGGAGGAAGACTGAGGCCACGAAGTGAATGTACCGCACTGCTTTGTAGTTGGTAGCTGCTTACCTCCCGGCCCGCTTGATCTACAATGGTAAACTGTCGCGCCTCGGTAGACGGTTCTGCGGCGGTGAGATCGACGGTAATTGCGCTTCCGGATTTTACCTGCGTGGGATAAATCTTAAGGCCCGAACGTACCTCGCCGCTAAAGCGTACCGTGATCACCTCAGAATAGTTAACCGAGCCGTCCAAGTCAAATTGGCGCAGGCGGTAGTAGTTGAGGCCCGTTTGCGGGTCTTCATCCAGCAGTTCGTAGTCTGATTGGCTATCACGGGTGCCTGCTCCGTCGCGGCGGCCTATTTCGGTGAAGTTCAGGCCATCAGTAGAGCGCTCTACCGCGACGAAATCATTATCCACCTCACTGGCGGTTGCCCAGGTTAACAGTACGGATTTCTGCTGCGCCACCGCTCGGAAGTATGCCAGATCGATGGGCAAGGCGAGGGATTCACAGATCTCCGCTACTCCCAAGTAATCCACAAAGATCGGAGGGCCCGAGCGTACAATCAGGATTTCGTTATCACCGGCCTCCAGGGCAATTTCCATGGTGAACAAGCCGGGGGAACCTCCCTCAAAGCACCAGCGGCCGCTGTCGGTAAAGGTTTGGTCACCCAGGCTGATGCCATTGACTACAACCTCCGCCTGGCGGTCGATAGCGGACATGTAACCAACGTTGAGTGCGTACGTTCCCGCTTCGGCTACGTTGGCAATGAAGCCGACTGAAGACACGTTGTCCGTACTCAGCCGCACGTACTCACCATTTCTGGCGGTAGCGCAAGACTGGATTTCTGCGTCGTTCAGAATAGCGTCTTCTGCGTCAATGTCGGTGAGGCTTACACTGCCGCCGGGCCCCGCACCGAAACAAGTTTGGGGGAGATCGGATATGCTGACGTCCAGGCGATCAAAGGAGCCAAAGAAGTTGGAGGATGCTGCGTTCTGCCCGGTGCTGGTAAAGCGTACCCGGTGGTTCCCGATTGGCAGGTAGATCTCGGGCAACACCACCGAGCGGGAACGCGATTCACGTGAATACATGTCAATCTCTCCGGGCAGATCAACCCAGACATCGGGTTCCACCTCCACGCTGGCCGCCCAGGTGCCAAAGTTCAGGAAAGCCAGGTGCGTAAGTTCCAGCGTGTAATACCCCGCTACATTCTGGCAAATCTCGAAAGTAATGTTGTCCCCGGGTGAGACGTCGCGCATCCGGACGTGGCTGCCGCCGGAGGCATCCGCGTTATTGATTACCGCGACGGTACCCCCGTCGTTTTCCGGAGTAAAATTCTCTAGTTCGAGTTCGGGCGTTGCACAGCCAAAACTGGGTGGCTGCCACACCCGAACGTAATCGAAATAGGCTCTGGTCAGAACGCCGTTTTCGGCGAGGGTGAAATTATCCATAAATGGCGCCGGGCCCGCCGCGGGGGTTCCGAAACTCGCACCGTTGGAGAGCCACAAGTACTGGGCCACGCGGGGAATAAAACGTTCGTTTCCGTTGACCTCGCCGTAGATCGTTTCGGTCGTATCGAAACCGCGCACACCGAGGTCGCCATCGTAGTAGATTCGAATCTCATCTTCCGTCCACATCATGCCGAAAGTGTGGTATTCTCCGTTGTGCAGCCCGGGGGTCTCGTAGCGCAGGGTGTTGGCGGCGCGCGTCCCCTCCGCGTACCCGTCGATGTGAATGACGGCCTTGGTGTAATCTTGGTACCATGCGGATTCGAAGATATCCACTTCAGCTCCGTCGTGGCCGGTGCTGTCGATATTGGCCTGGCCCGCAGAGGTCATCCAGAAAGCAGTGTGGGTGCCCAGGTCTGCCTGACCAATCAAAACCCGGCACTCGTAATAGCCATATCGCGACTGGTAAAGCCCGTCCGACCTAACGGAGCCGGTGTGCATGATTCCGTCGTCCACCTTATCCACGCGCAATACAAGATTACCGTTCTCGACGGAGACGTTATCCGGCCGCCAGTACCATTCATTAATGATGTAGCCCGTCCCCTCATCGTTACCGCGTGGGGCTCGGCTGCGGGGGCTATCGTCCATTACCCACTTTGTGAGGTCAAGAGAATCAGCGCCAAACTCGTCGCTGAAAACAAGCTCCCAATCCGCGGGCATTCCGCTGAAGTCGGGCACTGCGTCGGAGGGAGTTGTGGGGTCCACGAACGACTGGGCGCCGAGGGATCCGGCCAGGAGCAGGCCAAAGAGGAAAGTGAAAGTAGATCGCATATCTAAGTTGATTAAATGCACTAAATGATTTAATGGGCGCTGCCGCGGGTGCGATGTTCGGTGCAACGAACAAGGACCAGTCAGCCACCACCAGTTGATTAGTTGGATGCCCAAAACTACCCGCAAGCGTAGGTGTCAGAAAGGGGGCAAAGCGTCAAAATGAAGGGGGAAATGAGGCAATCCGGCCAGCCAGAGCCACGCGGACGCTGATTTCCAGGTGGTGGTCTGCCGGTCCCCCATCGAAATGGGATTTTCAGGTGCTGGAAGCACTTTCTGGAATAGAATCGTTACCTACTATCGAGTGGGCAAATATCCGTGGTACGGATTCGGTCCTCTGAATAAAATAGGAATCTAAAAGAGGACGAGTTCCCTTTGACTGCCTGGCCTGATCAAAAAGCGCGGTCCGCAGGTACTGGGGCCGGTCGGGTTTACCCCCAACCGATACTGCACCTGCGGCCGCGCCTAACACTACTTATCGAGCATCATACAAAATATAAAAGAGATCTGCTCGCCGCCGTGGACGAGCAGATCTCCGGCGCTCAGGATGTTTACCGGACGACGACGAAACGCGTCGTATTCTCCGGTTTGCCTTCTTCGGAGAGGTAGTACACACCCGGCGGCAAGTTGACGTCCTTCAGGGTGTGCAAACCGCCACTACTGAATTGAGGCTGGCTGCGCACCCGGCCAGTCTGGTCGATAATTGAGAACTTTCTTGGCGCTAAATAATCCCCGGTTGTAGCATCGCTTAATGCTACCGTAATGGTTCCGTGCGACCGGACTGGGTTGGGGAATACTTGAATCTCATTGTTGCCAATTTTGATGACATTGCTGTTGGCATTGCTGTTCGCATTGCTGGCGCTTGCGGGAGTAACCGGGGCTATTCCGGAGCTGCCGAGGGCGTCATTGCTTACGGGTCCTTCATCGCCATCGGCAACCTGGGCGTATTGCTGAACCTGGGCAGTTTCTGCTGGTAAGTCATCAAGTGGGTCGTATACGTATTCAACTCGCAGGCGGTCAAAAGAACCTCTCGTTCCTGGACCTTGGGAATTACGATGAGGCCCAAGAAATCTGAATCTGATGCGATGATTACCCGGGCCTAAACGAACATTCGCAAACCTGACGCTCTGACTTGCCGGACTTGCAGCGTACATACTGAATGAACGGATAGGTATCCAATTCCCGGATCCATCTTCAATTTCAGCGACCCAGCGTCCGTTACGGGGATGGGCGATGTAATCCAGGTAGATGGTGTATATGCCCTCAACGTTATGGCACATTGGGAAAGCGATTCGCCCGCCCGTTTGAACACCGTATGCGAGTAGATGCCTACCGCCACTCGCTTGGCTATGATCTACCCGAGTTAGGGAAGCATCAACTGGGCTGGGTCTAAATGTTTCCAGCTCCATTTCCTGCTCTCCGCACCGATCCTCCGGAAATTGCCAGACCCGCACGTAGTTAAAGCGCGCTCTGGTCAGATAGCCAGGAGGGTGGTCGGTGAATTGATCTACGAATGGATTACCAGATCCCTTGGCAGGCGTGCCAAAACTCGCTCCGTTGGACAACCACAAGTATTCTCCAACACGGGGAACGAAATATCCACTGGTATCGGGCTCGGGGCCATTCCCATTATCCGTCGAGTAGATGATGAGATCACCGTCGGCATTTCGCGCGGGGAGGCCATCGTAAAAAATCTGAATTGAAGAGGGCGTCCAAAGCATGCCAAAAGTGTGGAGCCCTTCATCGTGCAAACCCGGGGTTCGGTATCGGAATGTTTTGGTAGTCTGATGTTCGTCGTACCCATCCGCGTGAATAGCCACGTTAGTTGCATCGGTGTGCCAGGCAGATTCGAATATGTCAATTTCTGCTCCATCAATTCCCCAGTCTCCCAGTTCATTCTGGGTATCGGCCTGCAGCCAGAAGGCTGTGTGGGTACCCTGGGCGGCGGTGCCGATCCGAACCTCACACTCGTAGTAGCCGTACCGCGCTTGGTACCGATGACGTGATCGCACGGACCCCGTGTGCATAACGCCGGGGCCAATCTTCCGAGCTTCCAGATTCAGCCTGCCCCCGCTCTCTTCCACCATAGCCCGTCGCCAATACCATTCGTCGACGTAGTAACCATTCGAATCTACCCGATTGATGGGTAGCACCCCGGGGGTGCCCCGAGGGGTTCGCGATTCCTGGCTCTCTACGATTTCCCATTTGTCAGGATTGAGCTCTCCGTCATTGAACTCGTCGCTGAAGACTAATTCCCAGCGCTGGTTATCGTATCTGGGCGGGAGCCGGGGTCGCTGGTTAGTGGAGGTTGCTGGGTCAACGAAGCGATTTTGCCCAGTAAGGCAGGTGGTGGCCACCAAGGCCAGTAATAACATAATAGAATAACGCATGATCTAATAGGTGTGAAAATTCAAGGTTGCGGATCGTAAATGTGTAAATCCGCAAACGCGCCGGTACCCAGCCCAGTGCAACGAGCAAGGACCGGACGCGCAACGGGTTATCCGTTCGATGAGCCGAATCTATTTTACCTTGAATCGACCGGGCGGGGTTTGGGCCGTCAAGCACCCGGGGGCTACCGGGCGGAACGTAAAGTGCCATCTCCTGCTGTGAATACCTCCCCCCGTTGGCTGATTTACCCCCCTCCTATTTTCCCGGACTGAGTGACATTTGTCCTAACGAACTAAGCACTCACCAGTCATGCAAAAACTTACTACATACTTTACGTTGCTATTGCTCCTTTGCGGGAGCGTTGCCCTAAACGCTCAGGCCAGGACGGTCACCGGAACCATTACCGACCCGGATGGGACGCCACTCATCGGGGCGACCGTCCTGATTGTAGGGACAACCAGTGGCACCGTCACCGACTTTGATGGCCGCTACAGTATTCAGGCCAGCCCCGTGGATACCTTATACTTTACCTACACAGGTTACGGTGCCCAACGGGAAGCTGTCGGTAACCGGGCGTCGATTGACCTCTCGCTGCAGCCCGATAGCGAGATACTGGACGAAATTGTGGTGGTCGGCTACGGCACCCAGAAGAAGGTCAACCTGACCGGGGCCATCTCCACCATAAACGCTGAGGAACTGGCGGCCGTCCCGGTACCTAATACCCTCAATTTGTTGCAGGGGCAGGCCGCGGGCGTTCAGCTCACCATGCCCGGCGGGCAACCGGGTTCGGACCAAGCCATTATCCGTATCCGTGGCGCGGGTAGCATTGGAGGTGACGCCAATAACACCGCAAAGAACAACCCACTGGTTCTGATTGACGGCCTCCAGTCAACCCTCGGGGACCTAGGGAACCTGAGCCCGAGTGAGATCGAAAGCGTGAGCGTCCTGAAGGATGCGGCGTCATCAGCGATCTACGGAGCGCGGGCGGCCAACGGCGTAGTACTCGTGACAACCAAGCGCGGGAAGGCGGGTAAGACGCGGGTCAATTTTTCCACTTTCCAGGGCACCCAACGGGCAACTATTCTGCCTGAGTTCGTGGATTCCTGGGAGTACGCCGAACTTAAGAACGAAGCCCGCATTAATGCCGGCCGCCCTGCGTATTTCACGGAGGCTACCATTGACAGCCTGCGGGCGGGAAACA carries:
- a CDS encoding family 16 glycosylhydrolase; translation: MRSTFTFLFGLLLAGSLGAQSFVDPTTPSDAVPDFSGMPADWELVFSDEFGADSLDLTKWVMDDSPRSRAPRGNDEGTGYIINEWYWRPDNVSVENGNLVLRVDKVDDGIMHTGSVRSDGLYQSRYGYYECRVLIGQADLGTHTAFWMTSAGQANIDSTGHDGAEVDIFESAWYQDYTKAVIHIDGYAEGTRAANTLRYETPGLHNGEYHTFGMMWTEDEIRIYYDGDLGVRGFDTTETIYGEVNGNERFIPRVAQYLWLSNGASFGTPAAGPAPFMDNFTLAENGVLTRAYFDYVRVWQPPSFGCATPELELENFTPENDGGTVAVINNADASGGSHVRMRDVSPGDNITFEICQNVAGYYTLELTHLAFLNFGTWAASVEVEPDVWVDLPGEIDMYSRESRSRSVVLPEIYLPIGNHRVRFTSTGQNAASSNFFGSFDRLDVSISDLPQTCFGAGPGGSVSLTDIDAEDAILNDAEIQSCATARNGEYVRLSTDNVSSVGFIANVAEAGTYALNVGYMSAIDRQAEVVVNGISLGDQTFTDSGRWCFEGGSPGLFTMEIALEAGDNEILIVRSGPPIFVDYLGVAEICESLALPIDLAYFRAVAQQKSVLLTWATASEVDNDFVAVERSTDGLNFTEIGRRDGAGTRDSQSDYELLDEDPQTGLNYYRLRQFDLDGSVNYSEVITVRFSGEVRSGLKIYPTQVKSGSAITVDLTAAEPSTEARQFTIVDQAGREVSSYQLQSSAVHSLRGLSLPPGLYYLTEVGVPASTTRFVVVR
- a CDS encoding family 16 glycosylhydrolase, whose product is MRYSIMLLLALVATTCLTGQNRFVDPATSTNQRPRLPPRYDNQRWELVFSDEFNDGELNPDKWEIVESQESRTPRGTPGVLPINRVDSNGYYVDEWYWRRAMVEESGGRLNLEARKIGPGVMHTGSVRSRHRYQARYGYYECEVRIGTAAQGTHTAFWLQADTQNELGDWGIDGAEIDIFESAWHTDATNVAIHADGYDEHQTTKTFRYRTPGLHDEGLHTFGMLWTPSSIQIFYDGLPARNADGDLIIYSTDNGNGPEPDTSGYFVPRVGEYLWLSNGASFGTPAKGSGNPFVDQFTDHPPGYLTRARFNYVRVWQFPEDRCGEQEMELETFRPSPVDASLTRVDHSQASGGRHLLAYGVQTGGRIAFPMCHNVEGIYTIYLDYIAHPRNGRWVAEIEDGSGNWIPIRSFSMYAASPASQSVRFANVRLGPGNHRIRFRFLGPHRNSQGPGTRGSFDRLRVEYVYDPLDDLPAETAQVQQYAQVADGDEGPVSNDALGSSGIAPVTPASASNANSNANSNVIKIGNNEIQVFPNPVRSHGTITVALSDATTGDYLAPRKFSIIDQTGRVRSQPQFSSGGLHTLKDVNLPPGVYYLSEEGKPENTTRFVVVR